The Stigmatella aurantiaca DW4/3-1 genome contains the following window.
GCGGATGGGAGTGTCCAGCTCAATCACGGTGGGACGGAGATGGGGCAAGGCCTGCACACCAAGATGCGAGCGGTGTGTGCCCACGAGCTGGGCGTCTCCATCGATCGCGTGCGGGTGATGAACACCGCCACGGACAAGGTCCCCAACACCTCGGCCACGGCGGCCTCCAGTGGCTCGGATCTCAATGGTCAGGCGGTGAAGGCCGCCTGCGAGACGCTACGTGAGCGGCTGCGGCCCATCGCCGCCCGGCTCCTGCAAGTAGAGCGGGGAGAGGCGGAGGGGCTTGCCTTTGCCTCGGGGCAGGTGTTCTACCCGGCGCGTCCCCAGCGCTCGGTGTCCTTCGCCGAGGTAACCCAGGCGGCTTACCTGGCGCAGGTGTCGCTGTCGGCGACGGGGTACTACCGGACGCCAGACATCAGCTACGACCGGGTCGCGGGACGGGGCAAGCCGTTCCACTACTTTGCCTTCGGGGCGGCCGTGGTGGAGGTGGAGATCTCCAGCCTCACCGGAGAGCATCGCGTCCGGCGCGTGGACATCCTGCACGATGTGGGCAACTCGCTGGTGCCCTCCATCGACCGGGGCCAGGTGGAAGGCGGCTTCGTCCAGGGGCTCGGGTGGCTCACGAACGAAGAGGTGCTCTTCGATGAGAAAGGGCGGCTGCTCACCCACTCCCCGGACACGTACAAGATCCCCGCGCTCGGGGACGTGCCCGAGGAGTTTCGGGTGGCGCTGTTGCAGCACGCTCCCCAGGAAGACACCATCCATGGGAGCAAGGCGGTGGGAGAGCCTCCGTTCATGCTGGCCATCGGGGTGGTGACGGCCCTCCGGCATGCCATTGCCGCTTTTGCGCCTCCTCGCACCGAGGTTCACTTGGCCTCCCCGGCGACCCCCGAAGCCATTCTCCGGGCGGTGGAAGCGGCCCGGGCCACTCCGCGCTGAGGCGGTGCTGGCATGCTGTGGGAGCCATGGAACTGCTGACCGCTCGGTTGCGTCTGCGGGAGTTCGAACTGGAGGACTGGCGGGCCACCTGGCCCTACGAGTCCGATCCGGAAGTGGTCCGTTACCAGTCGCATGACGTCCGCTCTCCCGAGGAGAGTCAGAAGTACATCCAGGACTCCCGGGCCACGGTGAATGCGTCCCCCCGAAGCATCTACGACCTGGCGGTGGTCCTCCGCGAGGAGGAGCGCCTCATTGGCCGCTGTGGCCTGAAGGTGGCTGACGCCCAACAGCGCGAAGGGGCGCTCTGGTACATCCTCGACCGTTCTCAGTGGGGGCGGGGCTATATCCCCGAGGCCGCCCAGGCGCTGCTGGACTTCGGCTTTGGAACGCTGGGCCTTCACCGGGTCTGGGCGGACTGCGATCCCCGCAACCATTCCTCCGTGAGGGTGATGCAGAAACTGGGGATGCGCCAGGAGGCCCACTTCCGGGAGAATGCCTTCATCAAGGGCGAGTGGTGCGATTCGCTGATCTTCGCCACCCTCGATCGGGAGTGGGCGGCGCGGCCGCGCCAGTAGCCCGGCACCATGGGCCGGAAGAAGACACCCCGGTGGTTGCAGGCGGCGCGATTGCGCGGTGGGCCCGTGGAGGGGGACGAGCGCGCGGACTGGTTGGCCCGGGCGCTCGGGCGTGCGGGCGTCATGCCCCAGCAGGAGGCCGAGCAAGCCATTCGAGACGGGCGGGTGAAGGTGGAGGGCCGCCTGGAACTGGAGCCTTTCGCGCCGGTGCGCCTGGGCTCGAACGTCTTCGTGGATGGTTGGGCCCACCGTTTGGAAGCCCCGCTGCACGTGTTGATGTTCCACAAGCCAGAGGGCGTCATCGTGGCGGGGACGGATCCGGAGGGACGGGGAACGGTCTTCGAGCGATTGCGCGCCGTCCTGCCTCCGGACATGAGGAACTTCGAGTGGTACGCCGTGGGCCGCCTGGACCGGGACACGACGGGGCTGCTGCTCTTCACCAATGACGAGCGGGTGGTCCAGCACGGCACCTCCCCGGACAAACACTTGCCGAAGCGGTATGTGGCCCAGGTGGCCGGGAAGCCCTCGGAAGAGACCCTGGCACGGCTTCGGGAAGGGATTGTCTTGGAGGATGGGCCTACGCGGCCCGCGGGGGCGCGGCTGCTCGCGCCAGAGTGCGTGGAACTGGTGCTCACCGAGGGGCGTCACCACCAAGTCAAGCGCATGCTCGCGGCGGTCGGCCACCCGGTCCGGACCCTGCACAGGCAAGCCGTGGGAACCGTGTCCCTGGACGTGCCCGTGGGAGACTGGCGCTCCCTGAGCCCCGGGGAAGTGACCGGGGGGCTGGGCTTTCAGGCCCCGTGAGCCAAGTGGGAGAGCAGGGTTTGCAGGACCGCGGGTTCGCTCGGGTTGTTGAAGTGCCGCCCTCCTGGGCTCAGGACGACTTGCGCGCCAAGACGCTCCTCCCACAGGCGCTGATTGCGCACGAAGTCGGAGGTGAACGGATCATTGTCCGAGAGCAGGACCACCCATCGGCGGACCGCCGTGCGCACACGGGAGAGGTTCTCGATCGGAGCAAGCCAGGGAAGCAGGGTCTCCCAGGGCTTATCGACCTCCCACCAGGCCGCCACGAGCAGCGCCCCCTCCAGGGGTTCTTGGGGCGGGTGGGTGGCCAGGTAGCGGAGGATGGCCTGACACCCCACGCTGTGGCCCATGAGGACCGTGGAGGCGGGAGGGGTAGGACCCAGCGCGGTGGCCAGCGTGCCCACCCAAGCGTCGATGGTGGGCTGAGAGGGATGGAGCATGTCCAGCGTTTGGACGGACGAGAACCCCGACGGCGTCTGCCGAAGCTTCGATTCGAGCCAGACGTAGAAGTCGGTGTCGGGACGGCCCGCCCAGCGGGGGACGATGTAGAGAGAGCGCTCCATGGGACAGGGGAGTCTGCACGTACATGAGAACAGGCGCCAGCCGGGCCCGGGTGGCCGGTCGGCAGTCCTGGGGCACTAGAGTGGCTGGATGAGCCTTGAAGCCCTCTTCCACCTCTTCAACGGGTTGCCGCGCCAGGGACCTGGGCAGGATGCGTCGACCCGGGAGGCGCTCCATCGCTTGCCTCGCCAGCCCGAGGCGCCGCGTGTCCTCGATCTGGGCTGTGGTACCGGGAAGCAGACGTTGGTGCTGGCCCAGGAGCTGAAGGTCCCCATTCTGGCGGTGGACAGCCACGCTCCGTTCCTCTCGCAACTGGAGGCAGAGGCTGGATACGAGGTGCTGGACACCTTCCTATTGCCGCCCTCCGCCTGATGGGACGAATACTACCAGCCGCTTCGGGAGCGCATGGCCGGGCTGAGGGACGAGGCTGAGAGCGACCCAGCACTCGCGGAGGCCCTCTCCTCGGTGCAGCGGGAACTCAGCCTCTATGAACGCTCGGGAAGCGGCTACGGCTGCGTCTTCTATCTTCTGCGCGTGTCCTGAACGGCCTTCTCTCTGGGCTCATCGCCCCGGGGGCGGAGCCGCCTCCCGGAAGACGCGCAGCAGACGCCCCTCATCGTAGGCGTACTGGAAGCCGGTGGCCTCACGGAACTGCCGTGTGTCCGCGACGATGGGGTATTTGATGTGATCCAGCGCGCCCTGCGAGAGCGTGGGAAGGCCCATGCGCCCCAGGAGCCAGGCGAGCAGGGTGCTGGGAAGGGGCACGGGCGTCCGGCCTGTCTCCCGGATGATGACGGAGAGCGGCATGGGGGGAGGGCCCGCCACATTGAAGATGCCGCGGATGCGCTTTTCGAGGGCGAGCTGAAGCGCCGTCACCACATCCTCCTCCTGGAGGACCTGGAAGAGCGGGTCATAGCCGAGCACCATCGGGACGCGCCGTCCGCGCAGGAAGCTGACGAGGGTTCCGGTGCCGGGCGCCCCCAGCGTGTAGCAGAGGCGCAACACGGCGGTGGTCATCTCGGGGAACCGCCACAGGGCGGTGGCGGCATAGAGGTCGGCGGCGACAAGGTCGGCCAGCTCGGGGACTTTGTCCAGGGCGCGGGGGGGCTCGTCCTCGGTGTGGTAGAGCAGCGAGTCCGGAGCGGCACCGTAGAACGTGTGGCGCCCGACGAAGAGCACCTGCTTCACGCCGTGATCGCGGCAGTGGTCGAAGACGGTCTTGGTGCCGTCCAGGTTGATGCGCTCGCGTTCTCCGCCCTTGAGGGAGAAGGCTGTCACGGTGGCCATGTGCACCACGGCGTCCGGGCGGCGGCGCCGGAAGATGTCTTCCGCGGCGCGCTTGCGCACGTCCATGCGGTGAATCTCGATGCCTGGGGGCGCACCCGGCCAAGGGCGTGCGTCCAGCCCGAGCACCTCGTGCCCGGCCGCGAGCAGCCGCGTGGCCAGCTTCCGGGCAATGCCTCCCGCGATGCCGAGGATGAGCACCCTCACAGGAACAACCTTTCCTGCCGGCGGACACGCCCCTTCTCGATGAGCTCCGCGATGCGGGCCTTCACCTGCTCGACGTAACCAATGATGATCTCGTCATCCTCGTTTCCGGTCCCCGTGAAGGTGAGCGGCTCGCCATAGTGGATCTCCAAGGGCGCCGGCAGGGGGAGGGGCAGCACGTAGGGGGTGACGGGAATGTAGGGCACGCCCAGCAGCCGCCCCAGCTTGTACAGGTTGGCGATGGTGGGCACGGCCGTGCCGCCCCCGAGAAAAGCAAAGGGGATGATGGGAGAGCGTGTCTGGAGGGCCAGGCGCATGAACCCGGTCCCGAAGTCCACGAGAGAGTACCGCTCGCTGTAGAGCTTCGCGGTGCCCTTGTACCCTTCGGGGAAGATCATCAGGAGCCGGTCATCCTCCAGGAGGCGGCGGGCATGCTCGGGCAGTCCGGTGAACTGGCCGGTGCGGCTCGTCCAGAGGGAGGCGATGGGGAAGCGGTTGATGAACTTCTCCGCCATGCCCTGGGCGAGCCGGGGCGGGTCCATCTCCAGGAACATGGAGGTGAGGACCATGGCGCCATCCACGGCGTACCCGCCTGAGTGGTTTCCCACCAGCATCCCCCGCCCCCGGGGTGGCACATGCTCGCAGCCAAAGCACCTGACCCGGAAGTAGTGCCGGTAGAAGAAGGCAAGGACGGGGGCCGCCCGGGCCAGGTGCTTCTTGGAGATGCCGTACGGGTCCACACCAAATTCATTGAACGGCAGCTCCAGCCGTTCCACCCGCGCTTCCAGAGAGTCATCGAGCGCCACGGGGGCACCGTAGCACTTCTCTGGAAGGCTGACTTGGGGGACTTGGGGGGCTTACGGGACGGTGACGGTGCCCTTGGCGAGCTCGGCCACGTAGGCGGCGGCCAGCTGGGTGAACTTCACCGAGTTCTGCGCGCTGCCCGCGCTCTGCGCGAGGGTGTCACTGGAGGTGTGGATGGTGGGATTGTCCTGCCCCAGGATGGCCTCGAAGGGGATGGAGGCCGGATAACCCTGGTTGTGCCAGGAGGCGTGGTCCGAGCAGGCATAGCCGCAGCGCGTCGTGCCCAGGACAGTCTCGGGCACGTACTGGCCGACGAGGTTGGTGAGGAACGTGTTCTGGGCGGCATTGGTGTAGTCGGACACCAGAACGATGTGGGGGGTGGAGCCGCGGTAGTTGGTCATGTCCAGTTGCAGCACGCCCACCACGTTGACGCCGGTGCTCTTGTACTTCGCGGCGATGTCCTTCGAGCCCCGGAGCCCCCCCTCTTCGGCGGCATAGGCCATGAACTTCACCGTCCGGAGCGGACGATATCCCTTGGCGACAATCACGCGGATGACCTCGGTGATCGAAGCCACCCCGGAGGCGTCGTCGTCCGCGCCGGGCGCGCTGGCCGAGGAACTGCTGCCATTGATGGAGTCCAGGTGTCCGCCCAGGACGATCACCTCGTTGGAAGTGGTCGAGGTTCCCTGGAGGGTGAGGATGACGGAGGGCTGCGGAGAGACCGTGCTGGAGTGCGTGTAGAGCTCCACCGAGATGTCGCTGCGCCCATTGGCCAGGGCCGTCCACCGGTCCTTCAACCAGGTGGCGGCCTGCTTGCCCGAGGCGAGGGTGTAGCGGCGGGAGGTGAAGTTCGTCGACAGAGAGGTGATGGTGCTGCGGATTCCGGACTCCGTGACCGCGCCCACCAGCGACTTCGCCGCCGTGGGGTTGTCGATGGTGTAGCTGACCAGGGAAGGCGCGGCCTCCTGGGGCGTGAGGTGCTCGAGCGCCTCCCGGGCCTGCGCTTCGTTCTCATGGGCCATGAACCCGGCGCAGCGGTTGAGCTTGCTGTGGATGACCGCGGACAACTTGTCGAGCTGGGACTCGCGCATGTGCATCACCGCGACGCCATCCTTCTCGTGGGCGACGGCGGGGAGCACCGTTCCCTCACGCAGGAGCGAGGCGCGCACGGGCTCCAGCGCGTCCGTCCCCACGGTGATCCAAACTTCCGTGTCCGTGTCCGTGTTGCCCGCGAACGCGGGCGTGGCAAAGGCCAACCACAGGGCAATGGCCCCCAGCTGCTTCGTTCTCATGGAATGCTCCTCGGCGGTGATTCGATGAATGGCTCCCCAGGGCGGGGATTGCGAGGACTCCAGCAAAGACACCCCTGGAGCCCTATTCACGAATCTAGAGCGTTGGCAGGCACCTGGAAACGATTTGCACGTCAGGCTTTGACCGGTGCGCCCATTCGTTGCTGCACCGGTCAAAGAGCACTTCAACTTTGCGTTGGGGCCAATGTTTTACGAATGCGAAGGATTCAGGTGAAAGCCTTACGGGCAGTCGCTCGACGCGAAGTGACCGAGCAGCGGGTGGCTGCCGTTGGCGGGGGGATTCTGGCCCACCAGGCACTTGCCGGCGGGGACAGTGACGGCCGCGCCGTCTCCTTCCAGCTTCAGCTCGCCGGACACGACCTGGAGTCCACCCGGGAAAGCCTTCGCGGCGTTGGCCGCCACGGGGCGGATGCTCGGCGTGCCCCCGCCGCTCAGCCGCACGCGGTAGCCCTGGTCCTCGTAGAAGGACGGCACCTCCGCCTGCGGATCCGCCTTGAGCGGGGCCAGGAAGAAGCTCGCCGCCAGGTCGAACTCGGGCTGGACGCGGATCAGCGGCAGTTCCCCTTCGCCCTGGGCGAGGCTCAGGTCGAAGTGCCGGCCGGACAGGGCGTTCAGGTCCGCGGTGAAGAGCTTCGTGCCATTCAGGCTCACGTAGCTCTGTGCCTCCCCCAGGCCCACGTGGGCGATGGCGAAGTCCTCCTGACCCTCCTGGGCGCTGAACTCATAGGACAGGCCGGACAAGGAATAGACCGCCTTCTGGCGGGACAGCGCCGAGGTGCCTCCGTACGGGCCGCTGTACTCGGTGGTGCCCAGGTTCAGCGCGAACGACACGCGCTGGTCCTGCGCGTTCATGCGCAGCTCGGCCAGGGGCGAGGCCCGGGCCGTGCTGAAGGTGTGGGTGTCCCCATTGCTCTCCAGCTCGAAGCGCAGGGCATCGAGGATGCTGGTGCTGAAGGTCACGTCCTGCTTGCCATTCTCCGTCAGGCGCAGCTCGACCTTGCCCACCATCACGCGTGGCAGGGCCGGGAGCGCCTCGGGCGCCAGCGTCTGCACCATGCTCCGCGTCTCGGCGAGGTCCATCACCACGGCGATGCTCTTCTCGGCGAACTTCAGCACGAGCGGCTCATCCCGGTTCTGGCCGATCTGGAAGCCCAGGTCGATGCCCTCCTTGCCGGAACGGGTGGCGCGGATGCGCAACTGCAACTGATTGGCCGCCTGCACGCACGCCGGGCTCGCGGGGGCGCTTCCCGTGGAGCACAGCGCCTCGCCCTTGAGGCGGAAGAGGGTGGAGTCCCCATCGGTGCTCTCCACGTTCGCCTCGGTGAAGATGCGCTCGCGCAGGATCTTCTCGACGAGCGCCGCCTGGGCATCCACGGCAGCCGGGTCCATCTCGAAGGAGAATTCGGGCAGTTCCGAGGAGCAATCGCCGCCGGGTTCCGCGCAGGTTCCGGGCAGGCCCGCCAGAGGAACTCCCGCGAAGCTGTCCGAGAGCAGGGTGGCCGCGGAGCCCAGGTTCTTGATCGCGGACATCTCGTTCATCACCCGCGCGCTGGCCCCTACTGCGCGGACCATGTCGGCGGACCGGCTGGCGGTGACGTCGGCGACCTCTTTCGCCTCCAGCTTGTCGTTGCAGCCCACGCTTCCCAGCGAGAGCACCAGGGTTCCGGCGAGCCAGAACTTCGTCTTCATGCGTTTGCTCCAGGGTTGAAATCAGGTGCCGCAACATCAGCAAGGCCTGAGCCAACCGCTGGACAACGCAACCCCGCGAAATGCCGTGCTTCGTGACTGCTGCGTCACGAAGCACCCTGACAGCCATGTCAGGCTTGGGTCACTTCGTCCACACCGCGTAGTTGTTGCCGGACGTGGCGAGCGTCCAGCCCGAGCCCGAGGGCGACCAGTCACCCGGGCCGAGCTTCATCGCCAGGGTGCCGCTGGTGCCGGTGATGAGGGCGGCATACCGGCTGCTGTCGGCCACCTGGATGCTCACGGCCGATGAGGAGTGGACCCCCTTGGACTTGCGGATGGCCATCAGCTTTTTGATGTCCGTGGCAAGGCCCCAATCATAGAAGTGGACCCAGTAGACACACGGAACCCCTGGGTGGGTCAGGATATAGGCATAGCCCTGCATGACCTTGTCACTGGGAAAGGGCCAGTGGTTCTGGCCTCCGCTCGGGGTGCTGGGGCCAGTGTCATGGTTGTCGATGAAGGTCACCGACTTGGCCGCCCACCAGCCGATGGCCCCGGCGGGCTTGCCCGAGCTGTCCTTCAGCCGCCAGAACTCGTTGTACTGGACGGCCTGCTGGAGGAGGCCCTTGGTGGTGAAGTCGAACGCCGTCGACTTGCCGCCCGTGGCGTCGATCCAATTCATGATCTGCTGACGGTGGGCGTCGGGATTGGCCAGGTTCAGGTCCGTCCACAGCTCGCCCACGGAGAAGTAGGGGACGGTGGCGGTGTTGTAATTGCCGACGTATGAGCCGTTGAAGCCCTTCACGTAGTCATAGCGCCAGCCGTCATAGCCGATGTTGGACTTGAGCCCGTTCATCCAGTTCTTGAGATCGCCCTGGACGGTGGCGTTGGTGTGGTCCAGGTCGCGGGCGGCGCCATAGCCATCCCCGGTGTCGGCGTTGCCCGTGGCGCCCGTCCACTCATCCCCTCGCGTGACAGCCCAGGAGCCCCAGGTGGGGTTGGTGAAGTCAGCCCAGTTGGCGGTCCCCACGCGGTGGTTGATGACAATGTCGGCGAGGGCCTTCACCTTGTAGGTATGCAGGGCGCCGATGGCCGACCGGAGCTGCGAGTCATTGCCGTACCGGCTGGTCTGCACGCTGAGCTGTCTGGGCAGGTAGCCTTCGTTGGAAGCCGCATCGCTGCTGGGCGGCAGCCACACCATGGTGAAGCCGCTGGCGCCGATGTCGGAGGCCTTGTTCTGGATGACGCCCCACCAGGGGGACGTCTGGTAGGAATACCAGTGGAAGCCCTGGAGCATCACGTCGCCGCTGTTGCCATCCATCGGCCCCGCGAAGGCGGCCGGAGACGCGGCGAGCCCCAGCGCCCACGACAGGAACAGCACTCCACCCAGGACCTTCTTCTTGAACATTGGCTTCTCCGGAAAATCAAAAAAAGGAGAAGAACCATTTACTGCTTTTGAGCCGGGCAGGCGAGCAAGCGGGTGTGTCGCGGTGTGTCAATTCACCCGGTGCGACAAAGAGGCGAAAGGCCCGGGGGGCGGCCTCAGTGGGAGGGCTTGGGGGGCTCATCCAAGTCCGTGAGGAGGTTGGACACCTTCCAGGCTTCCTCCTCGGGTGAGGGGGAAGGGGCGGCGGGAGGAGCCGCTTCCGCCAGACGGGCGGAAGTCCGGCCATAGTCTCGCTGGTAGATGCGCACCACCGAGAGGAAGAAGGCGACGATGAGCGGCCCCAGCAGCAGGCCGATGGCGCCGAAGACGGCGAGGCCTCCGAGCAGGGCGAAGAAGA
Protein-coding sequences here:
- a CDS encoding GNAT family N-acetyltransferase — protein: MELLTARLRLREFELEDWRATWPYESDPEVVRYQSHDVRSPEESQKYIQDSRATVNASPRSIYDLAVVLREEERLIGRCGLKVADAQQREGALWYILDRSQWGRGYIPEAAQALLDFGFGTLGLHRVWADCDPRNHSSVRVMQKLGMRQEAHFRENAFIKGEWCDSLIFATLDREWAARPRQ
- a CDS encoding class I SAM-dependent methyltransferase, which codes for MSLEALFHLFNGLPRQGPGQDASTREALHRLPRQPEAPRVLDLGCGTGKQTLVLAQELKVPILAVDSHAPFLSQLEAEAGYEVLDTFLLPPSA
- a CDS encoding RBBP9/YdeN family alpha/beta hydrolase, with product MERSLYIVPRWAGRPDTDFYVWLESKLRQTPSGFSSVQTLDMLHPSQPTIDAWVGTLATALGPTPPASTVLMGHSVGCQAILRYLATHPPQEPLEGALLVAAWWEVDKPWETLLPWLAPIENLSRVRTAVRRWVVLLSDNDPFTSDFVRNQRLWEERLGAQVVLSPGGRHFNNPSEPAVLQTLLSHLAHGA
- a CDS encoding glucan 1,4-alpha-maltotetraohydrolase domain-containing protein; the encoded protein is MFKKKVLGGVLFLSWALGLAASPAAFAGPMDGNSGDVMLQGFHWYSYQTSPWWGVIQNKASDIGASGFTMVWLPPSSDAASNEGYLPRQLSVQTSRYGNDSQLRSAIGALHTYKVKALADIVINHRVGTANWADFTNPTWGSWAVTRGDEWTGATGNADTGDGYGAARDLDHTNATVQGDLKNWMNGLKSNIGYDGWRYDYVKGFNGSYVGNYNTATVPYFSVGELWTDLNLANPDAHRQQIMNWIDATGGKSTAFDFTTKGLLQQAVQYNEFWRLKDSSGKPAGAIGWWAAKSVTFIDNHDTGPSTPSGGQNHWPFPSDKVMQGYAYILTHPGVPCVYWVHFYDWGLATDIKKLMAIRKSKGVHSSSAVSIQVADSSRYAALITGTSGTLAMKLGPGDWSPSGSGWTLATSGNNYAVWTK
- a CDS encoding lysophospholipid acyltransferase family protein, translating into MALDDSLEARVERLELPFNEFGVDPYGISKKHLARAAPVLAFFYRHYFRVRCFGCEHVPPRGRGMLVGNHSGGYAVDGAMVLTSMFLEMDPPRLAQGMAEKFINRFPIASLWTSRTGQFTGLPEHARRLLEDDRLLMIFPEGYKGTAKLYSERYSLVDFGTGFMRLALQTRSPIIPFAFLGGGTAVPTIANLYKLGRLLGVPYIPVTPYVLPLPLPAPLEIHYGEPLTFTGTGNEDDEIIIGYVEQVKARIAELIEKGRVRRQERLFL
- a CDS encoding pseudouridine synthase produces the protein MGRKKTPRWLQAARLRGGPVEGDERADWLARALGRAGVMPQQEAEQAIRDGRVKVEGRLELEPFAPVRLGSNVFVDGWAHRLEAPLHVLMFHKPEGVIVAGTDPEGRGTVFERLRAVLPPDMRNFEWYAVGRLDRDTTGLLLFTNDERVVQHGTSPDKHLPKRYVAQVAGKPSEETLARLREGIVLEDGPTRPAGARLLAPECVELVLTEGRHHQVKRMLAAVGHPVRTLHRQAVGTVSLDVPVGDWRSLSPGEVTGGLGFQAP
- a CDS encoding M20/M25/M40 family metallo-hydrolase, whose translation is MRTKQLGAIALWLAFATPAFAGNTDTDTEVWITVGTDALEPVRASLLREGTVLPAVAHEKDGVAVMHMRESQLDKLSAVIHSKLNRCAGFMAHENEAQAREALEHLTPQEAAPSLVSYTIDNPTAAKSLVGAVTESGIRSTITSLSTNFTSRRYTLASGKQAATWLKDRWTALANGRSDISVELYTHSSTVSPQPSVILTLQGTSTTSNEVIVLGGHLDSINGSSSSASAPGADDDASGVASITEVIRVIVAKGYRPLRTVKFMAYAAEEGGLRGSKDIAAKYKSTGVNVVGVLQLDMTNYRGSTPHIVLVSDYTNAAQNTFLTNLVGQYVPETVLGTTRCGYACSDHASWHNQGYPASIPFEAILGQDNPTIHTSSDTLAQSAGSAQNSVKFTQLAAAYVAELAKGTVTVP
- a CDS encoding SDR family oxidoreductase — encoded protein: MRVLILGIAGGIARKLATRLLAAGHEVLGLDARPWPGAPPGIEIHRMDVRKRAAEDIFRRRRPDAVVHMATVTAFSLKGGERERINLDGTKTVFDHCRDHGVKQVLFVGRHTFYGAAPDSLLYHTEDEPPRALDKVPELADLVAADLYAATALWRFPEMTTAVLRLCYTLGAPGTGTLVSFLRGRRVPMVLGYDPLFQVLQEEDVVTALQLALEKRIRGIFNVAGPPPMPLSVIIRETGRTPVPLPSTLLAWLLGRMGLPTLSQGALDHIKYPIVADTRQFREATGFQYAYDEGRLLRVFREAAPPPGR